Proteins encoded within one genomic window of Balaenoptera ricei isolate mBalRic1 chromosome 10, mBalRic1.hap2, whole genome shotgun sequence:
- the AGAP2 gene encoding arf-GAP with GTPase, ANK repeat and PH domain-containing protein 2: MSRGAGALQRRTTTYLISLTLVKLESVPPPPPSPSAAAAGAPGTRGTETGDPGSPRGAEEPGKKRHERLFHRQDALWISTSSAGAGGAEPPALSPAPASPARPVSPAPGRRLSLWAAPPGPPLSGGLSPDPKPGGAPTSSRRPLLSSPSWGGPEPEGRAGGGVPGSSSPHPGTGSRRLKVAPPPPAPKPCKTVTTSGAKAGGGKGAGSRLSWPESEGKPRVKGSKSSTGTGASAAAAAVTVAAAGGGGAAATTAGGVGAGPGARGKLSPRKGKSKTLDNSDLHPGPPAGSPPPLTVPATLAPAAAVTAASALPTGPAPPITLEPPAPGLKRGREGGRASTRDRKMLKFISGIFTKSTGGPPGSGPPPGPPVLSSGSGSRELLGAELRASPKAVVNSQEWTLSRSIPELRLGVLGDARSGKSSLIHRFLTGSYQVLEKTESEQHKKEMLVDGQTHLVLIREEAGAPDTKFSGWADAVIFVFSLEDENSFQAVSRLHGQLSSLRGEGRGGLALALVGTQDRISASSPRVVGDARARALCADMKRCSYYETCATYGLNVDRVFQEVAQKVVTLRKQQQLLAACKSLPSSPSHSAASTPVAGQASNGGHTSDYSSSLPSSPNVGHRELRAEAAAVAGLSTPGSLHRAAKRRTSLFANRRGSDSEKRSLDSRGETTGSGRAIPIKQSFLLKRSGNSLNKEWKKKYVTLSSNGFLLYHPSINDYIHSTHGKEMDLLRTTVKVPGKRPPRAISAFGPSASINGLVKDMSTVQMGEGPEATTPTPSPSPSPSSLQPPPDQTSKHLLKPDRNLARALSTDCTPSGDLSPLSREPPPSPMVKKQRRKKLTTPSKTEGSAGQAEEENFEFLIVSSTGQTWHFEAASFEERDAWVQAIESQILASLQCCESSKVKLRTDSQSEAVAIQAIRNAKGNSICVDCGAPNPTWASLNLGALICIECSGIHRNLGTHLSRVRSLDLDDWPRELTLVLTAIGNDMANRVWESDTRGRAKPTRDSSREERESWIRAKYEQLLFLAPLGTSEDPLGCQLWAAVQAQDVAAVLLLLAHARHGPLDTSPEDPQLRSPLHLAAELAHVVITQLLLWYGADVSARDAQGRTALFYARQAGSQLCADILLQHGCPGEGGSTATTPSAATTPSITATPSPRRRSSAASVGRADVPVALV; this comes from the exons ATGAGCCGGGGCGCGGGCGCGCTTCAGCGCCGGACAACGACCTACCTCATCTCGCTGACCCTGGTCAAGCTCGAGTCGGTGCCTCCGCCGCCGCCTTCTCCGTCTGCGGCCGCAGCTGGTGCCCCGGGGACCAGAGGTACTGAGACCGGGGATCCTGGTAGCCCCCGAGGCGCGGAGGAGCCGGGCAAGAAGCGGCACGAGCGTCTCTTCCACCGGCAGGATGCGCTGTGGATCAGCACGAGCAGCGCGGGCGCCGGGGGCGCCGAGCCCCCCGCCCTGTCCCCGGCTCCGGCCAGTCCGGCCCGCCCCGTCTCCCCGGCTCCCGGCCGCCGCCTCTCCCTCTGGGCCGCCCCTCCCGGGCCCCCACTCTCCGGGGGGTTGAGTCCCGACCCCAAGCCCGGGGGCGCCCCCACCTCCTCCCGGCGCCCCCTGCTCAGCAGCCCGAGCTGGGGGGGTCCGGAACCCGAAGGCCGGGCGGGCGGCGGCGTCCCCGGTTCTTCCTCCCCGCACCCCGGCACCGGCAGCCGGAGGCTCAAGGTGGCGCCTCCTCCGCCGGCTCCCAAGCCTTGCAAGACCGTGACCACCAGTGGCGCCAAAGCCGGCGGGGGCAAGGGCGCCGGTAGCCGCCTGTCATGGCCCGAAAGCGAGGGCAAGCCCAGGGTCAAGGGGTCAAAGAGCAGCACCGGGACTGGAGCttctgccgctgctgctgctgtcacCGTCGCCGCCGCCGGGGGAGGGGGAGCGGCAGCCACGACCGCCGGTGGGGTCGGGGCTGGGCCCGGAGCCCGAGGGAAGTTGTCCCCTCGGAAAGGCAAGAGTAAGACCTTGGACAACAGTGACTTGCACCCGGGACCCCCTGCTGGCTCTCCGCCTCCGCTAACCGTCCCAGCAACCCTGGCTCCAGCCGCTGCTGTCACCGCCGCCTCCGCGCTGCCCACTGGGCCTGCACCTCCAATCACTCTGGAGCCTCCAGCTCCGGGGCTGAAACGGGGCCGGGAGGGGGGCCGAGCATCCACTCGAGATCGCAAGATGCTCAAGTTTATCAGCGGCATCTTTACCAAGAGCACAGGGGGGCCTCCTGGCTCCGGACCTCCTCCCGGACCCCCGGTCCTGTCTTCTGGCAGCGGGTCTAGGGAGCTGCTGGGTGCAGAGCTCCGCGCTTCCCCTA AAGCTGTGGTCAATAGCCAGGAATGGACTTTGAGCCGCTCCATTCCTGAACTGCGCCTG ggtgtgctgggtGATGCCCGGAGTGGGAAGTCATCGCTCATCCACCGATTCCTGACCGGTTCATACCAGGTGCTGGAGAAGACAGAGA GTGAGCAGCACAAGAAAGAAATGTTGGTGGATGGACAGACTCATCTGGTGTTGATCCGAGAGGAAGCTGGGGCACCTGATACCAAG TTCTCAGGCTGGGCAGATGCTGTGATCTTCGTCTTCAGCCTGGAGGATGAGAACAGTTTCCAGGCCGTGAGCCGTCTTCATGGGCAGCTGAGCTCCCTTCGGGGGGAGGGACGAGGAGGCCTGGCCCTGGCATTGGTGGGGACACAAG ACCGGATCAGTGCTTCCTCCCCTCGGGTTGTGGGCGATGCTCGTGCCAGGGCTCTGTGTGCCGATATGAAGCGCTGCAGCTACTATGAGACTTGTGCAACCTATGGGCTCAATGTGGACCGGGTCTTCCAAGAGG tgGCCCAGAAGGTGGTGACCTTGCGCAAACAGCAACAGCTTCTGGCTGCCTGCAAGTCCCTGCCCAGCTCCCCAAGCCACTCAGCTGCTTCCACTCCTGTAGCTGGGCAG GCTAGTAACGGGGGCCACACTAGCGATTActcttcttccctcccatcctcaCCCAATGTTGGTCACCGGGAGCTCCGAGCTGAGGCAGCTGCCGTGGCTGGATTGAGCACCCCAGGGTCCCTGCACCGGGCAGCCAAGCGCAGGACCAGCCTTTTTGCG AATCGTCGGGGCAGTGACTCTGAGAAGCGGAGCTTGGACAGTCGGGGAGAGACGACGGGGAGTGGGCGAGCCATCCCCATCAAACAG AGCTTCCTACTAAAGCGAAGTGGCAACTCCTTGAACAAAGAATGGAAGAAGAAATATGTGACCCTGTCCAGTAATGGCTTCCTGCTCTACCATCCCAGCATTAAT GATTACATCCACAGTACCCATGGCAAGGAGATGGACTTGCTACGAACAACAGTCAAAGTCCCCGGCAAGCGGCCGCCACGGGCCATCTCTGCTTTTGGCCCCTCAGCCAGCATCAATGGGCTGGTGAAGGACATGAGCACTGTCCAGATGGGGGAAGGCCCTG AAGCCACCACTCCTACCCCAAGCCCAAGCCCCAGCCCCAGTTCCCTGCAGCCACCACCAGACCAGACATCTAAGCACCTGCTGAAGCCAGACCGGAATTTGGCCCGAGCCCTCAGCACTG ACTGTACCCCATCTGGAGACCTGAGCCCCCTGAGTCGGGAACCCCCTCCTTCTCCCATGgtgaagaagcagaggaggaaAAAGTTGACAACACCATCTAAAACTGAAGGCTCGGCTGGGCAGGCTGAAG aGGAAAACTTCGAGTTCCTGATCGTGTCCAGCACTGGTCAGACGTGGCACTTTGAGGCAGCCAGTTTTGAGGAGCGGGACGCCTGGGTTCAGGCCATCGAAAGTCAGATCCTAGCCAGTCTGCAATGCTGTGAGAGCAGCAAGGTCAAG TTGCGCACAGATAGCCAAAGCGAAGCCGTGGCCATCCAGGCGATCCGGAACGCCAAGGGGAACTCTATCTGCGTGGACTGCGGGGCCCCCA ACCCCACGTGGGCCAGCTTGAACTTGGGCGCACTCATCTGCATCGAGTGTTCTGGCATTCACCGGAACCTGGGCACACACCTGTCCCGCGTTCGCTCGCTCGACTTGGACGACTGGCCGCGGGAGCTGACCCTGGTGCTGACAGCCATTGGCAACGACATGGCCAATCGCGTGTGGGAGAGTGACACGCGGGGCCGTGCCAAACCCACGCGGGACTCTTCGCG GGAGGAGCGTGAGTCATGGATTCGCGCCAAGTACGAGCAGCTGCTGTTCCTGGCGCCGCTGGGCACTTCCGAGGATCCGCTGGGCTGCCAGCTGTGGGCCGCGGTGCAGGCCCAGGACGTGGCCGCCGTTCTCCTGCTTCTGGCCCATGCGCGACACGGGCCGCTCGACACCAGCCCAGAGGACCCGCAGCTTCGCTCCCCACTTCACCTGGCGGCCGAGCTCGCCCACGTCGTCATCACGCAACTGCTGCTATGG TACGGCGCCGACGTGTCCGCCCGCGACGCGCAGGGCCGCACGGCGCTGTTCTACGCCCGCCAGGCTGGCAGCCAGCTGTGCGCCGACATCCTTCTCCAGCACGGCTGCCCGGGTGAGGGCGGCAGCACAGCCACCACCCCCAGCGCGGCCACCACCCCCAGCATTACCGCCACGCCCAGCCCCCGCCGCCGGAGCAGCGCCGCCAGCGTGGGCCGAGCCGACGTCCCCGTCGCGCTGGTATAG